In one Clostridium sp. 'White wine YQ' genomic region, the following are encoded:
- a CDS encoding DUF2334 domain-containing protein produces MIRKIFRITSNTLVLFTLITLLNPVLINIFSKGSTTSKTIDSLYKINDINIFYGNKKLTFKHALYQKSQRYYIPISEFCTKMGAELIESHEYFKIINKKDSLLISKNNNSIKYNNLSKPLRGDILSIGGFSYISISDIEEVFSLITYWDFENSKIIFSPIERVSTSDNKTGQNIALIRLEDVVCGEVYLDSTNLYKLKVLGNYMQKNNLKFSVAWIPRYKDPSEDIDNDLLTNITMENSAFINTLDYLIYRDGIIGLHGYTHQHGNERSVTSNELTKDFNTTEEEVTQILKCSIKTANLLNIPYSFFETPHYEATANQQKVIEKYFDYIYEPYVGKWNKTPILSERNHHTFYIPTPLSYIKDFDVSPLIKEINKKNSSILNSFFYHPCKEFDFIDIYSNYQGFIMFYYSTKSPLNIIAKSLKDNNYVTIKITDIK; encoded by the coding sequence ATGATAAGAAAGATATTTCGCATAACATCTAATACATTAGTTTTATTTACATTAATAACTTTATTAAATCCTGTTCTTATAAATATTTTTTCAAAAGGGTCCACTACTTCGAAAACTATAGACTCATTATATAAAATAAATGATATAAACATATTTTACGGCAATAAAAAATTAACTTTCAAACATGCTCTATATCAGAAATCTCAAAGATACTACATACCTATTAGTGAATTTTGCACGAAGATGGGTGCTGAATTAATTGAATCACATGAATACTTTAAAATTATAAATAAAAAAGACTCTCTATTAATTTCTAAAAACAATAACTCTATAAAGTATAATAATTTATCAAAACCTCTTAGAGGTGATATATTATCAATCGGAGGATTTTCATATATCTCCATTTCTGATATTGAAGAAGTTTTTTCATTAATAACTTATTGGGATTTTGAAAATAGCAAAATAATATTTTCTCCAATAGAAAGAGTCTCTACTTCCGACAATAAAACAGGTCAAAATATAGCACTTATAAGATTAGAGGATGTGGTCTGTGGAGAAGTTTATTTGGATTCAACAAATCTATATAAACTAAAAGTATTGGGCAACTATATGCAGAAAAACAACCTGAAGTTTTCAGTAGCTTGGATTCCAAGATATAAAGATCCTTCAGAAGATATTGATAATGATCTTTTAACTAACATTACTATGGAGAATTCTGCATTTATTAACACTTTAGATTATTTGATATATAGAGATGGAATCATTGGCCTTCATGGATATACTCACCAACATGGCAATGAAAGGAGTGTTACCTCAAACGAGCTAACTAAAGACTTTAATACTACTGAAGAAGAAGTCACACAAATACTTAAATGTTCTATTAAAACAGCTAACTTGCTAAATATTCCTTATAGTTTTTTTGAGACACCTCACTATGAAGCCACAGCAAATCAACAAAAAGTAATTGAGAAATATTTTGATTATATTTATGAACCCTATGTAGGTAAATGGAATAAAACCCCTATCTTAAGTGAGAGAAATCATCATACTTTTTATATCCCGACTCCTCTAAGTTATATTAAAGATTTCGATGTTTCTCCATTAATTAAAGAAATCAATAAGAAAAATTCAAGTATACTTAATAGTTTCTTTTATCATCCTTGCAAAGAATTCGATTTTATTGATATATATAGTAACTATCAGGGTTTTATCATGTTCTACTATTCAACTAAGTCTCCTTTAAACATAATAGCTAAATCACTGAAAGATAATAACTACGTTACAATTAAAATAACCGACATAAAATAG
- a CDS encoding VanZ family protein, whose protein sequence is MKNNKKTLRWAILIIWMIIIFIFSQLPGDVSDEQSHAVIYIFKLLGLSLDSFFGDLANFAVRKASHFSEYFILFLLALNLTKMYFNKWKSWNIALLIVFLYACSDEFHQIFIPGRTAAFRDVLIDTCGGLLAYLVSALISRRKANN, encoded by the coding sequence ATGAAAAATAACAAGAAGACATTAAGATGGGCAATATTAATTATTTGGATGATAATTATTTTTATATTTTCTCAGTTGCCAGGAGATGTATCAGATGAACAAAGTCATGCAGTAATATATATTTTTAAATTGCTAGGATTAAGTTTAGATAGCTTTTTTGGTGATTTAGCTAACTTTGCTGTTAGAAAAGCATCGCATTTTTCAGAATACTTTATATTATTTCTGTTAGCATTAAATCTAACAAAAATGTATTTTAACAAATGGAAATCATGGAATATTGCTTTACTTATAGTATTTTTATATGCATGTTCAGATGAATTTCATCAAATATTTATTCCAGGAAGAACTGCTGCTTTTAGAGATGTATTAATTGATACATGCGGGGGATTATTAGCATATTTAGTAAGTGCGCTTATCTCAAGAAGAAAAGCCAATAATTAA
- a CDS encoding glycoside hydrolase family 13 protein: MSTQYIYHDSQNNCYRKPFGAVPINSEVFLLLETTNDAKEAFLELINFDGTTEKIKMNSSIENFNDKKKYYTKITLKEQGVYQYYFSVVFDYSVYFYGNNIQQLGGEGESYSDNPKTYQITVYKDNKIPAWFKEGIIYQIFVDRFFNGNDYGIISNPKKNSFLYGRWDDDPMYIRDAKGDITRWDFFGGNLKGVIRKMPYLKDLGINAIYFNPIFEATSNHKYDTGDYKKIDEMYGDESIFAELCRKAADNGIKIILDGVFSHTGADSIYFNKYGNYSSLGAYQSKYSKYYNWYSFKSFPDSYDSWWGFSNLPNVNELYPDYIDYVVNSKDSVLSKWMNIGVSGWRLDVADELPDEFIRILKERVRKEKLDSVVIGEVWEDASNKISYGNKRRYFLGDELDSVTNYPLRENIIEFFTDRISSDVFNKRIMSLKENYPVENFYSLMNLLGTHDTKRILTEVKEKKILYLCVIIQMTMVGVPLIYYGDEVGLKGEEDPLNRKTYPWGKEDTDILNFYKKIIKIRNGSSILKCGDLEFVTCDADVICYIRGLAEEKLFIIVNRNNNESKKIFINELVGEKRVVDLLTCKNIKADDGIVRINPLEGLILRIKG, translated from the coding sequence ATGAGTACTCAGTATATATATCATGATTCGCAGAATAATTGCTACAGAAAACCATTTGGAGCGGTGCCAATAAATAGTGAGGTTTTTTTACTCCTTGAAACTACTAATGATGCCAAAGAAGCATTTTTGGAACTAATTAACTTTGACGGAACAACAGAAAAAATAAAAATGAATAGCAGCATAGAGAATTTTAATGATAAGAAAAAATATTATACGAAGATAACATTAAAAGAACAAGGAGTATATCAATATTATTTTTCAGTGGTTTTTGATTATAGTGTGTACTTTTATGGTAACAATATACAACAACTGGGGGGAGAAGGGGAAAGCTACTCAGATAATCCCAAGACATATCAAATTACAGTGTATAAAGACAATAAGATACCTGCTTGGTTTAAAGAAGGAATAATATATCAGATTTTTGTTGATAGATTTTTCAATGGAAATGATTATGGTATAATTTCAAATCCTAAAAAAAACAGCTTTTTATATGGGAGATGGGATGATGACCCAATGTATATAAGGGATGCTAAAGGAGATATAACTAGATGGGATTTCTTCGGGGGTAACCTAAAAGGTGTAATTCGTAAAATGCCATATTTGAAAGATCTCGGCATAAACGCAATCTATTTTAATCCCATATTTGAGGCTACTTCAAACCATAAATATGATACAGGTGATTATAAGAAAATCGATGAGATGTATGGCGATGAAAGCATATTTGCAGAACTATGCAGAAAGGCTGCAGATAATGGAATTAAAATAATATTAGATGGAGTATTTTCTCATACGGGCGCAGATAGTATTTATTTTAATAAGTACGGTAATTATAGTTCTCTAGGAGCATATCAAAGTAAATATTCTAAGTACTATAACTGGTATAGTTTCAAGTCATTTCCTGATAGTTACGATAGCTGGTGGGGGTTTAGCAATCTACCTAATGTAAATGAACTGTATCCAGATTATATAGATTATGTTGTGAATTCAAAAGATTCAGTACTAAGTAAATGGATGAATATAGGTGTTAGTGGCTGGAGACTAGATGTTGCAGATGAATTGCCAGATGAATTCATAAGAATATTGAAAGAAAGAGTGAGGAAAGAAAAGTTAGATAGTGTTGTGATTGGAGAGGTATGGGAAGATGCCTCAAACAAAATAAGTTATGGGAATAAGAGAAGGTATTTTCTTGGGGATGAATTAGATTCTGTTACAAATTATCCTTTAAGAGAGAATATTATTGAATTCTTTACAGATAGAATTAGTTCAGATGTGTTTAATAAACGAATTATGAGCTTAAAAGAAAATTATCCAGTAGAAAACTTCTATTCACTCATGAATCTTTTAGGAACTCATGATACTAAACGAATACTAACCGAAGTTAAGGAGAAAAAAATATTATATTTGTGCGTAATTATCCAAATGACTATGGTAGGGGTTCCTTTAATTTATTATGGAGATGAAGTAGGTCTTAAAGGAGAGGAAGACCCATTGAATAGAAAAACTTATCCTTGGGGAAAGGAAGATACGGATATTTTGAACTTTTATAAAAAGATTATAAAAATTCGAAATGGAAGTTCTATATTAAAATGCGGGGATTTGGAATTCGTTACTTGTGATGCAGATGTAATTTGCTATATAAGAGGTTTAGCAGAAGAAAAGCTATTTATAATAGTAAACAGGAATAATAATGAATCTAAAAAGATATTTATTAATGAACTTGTAGGGGAAAAGAGAGTAGTTGATCTATTAACTTGCAAAAATATTAAAGCAGATGATGGGATAGTAAGAATAAATCCTTTGGAAGGTCTTATATTGAGGATTAAAGGGTGA
- a CDS encoding VanW family protein, whose translation MKPSYKITSQGKLLILGLVMCSIGTLCGFSYRIYTENDKWDSLIYPGINIGNMNLEGLTKTEALHKLNTTYINSSNSTNINIKFKDKIFTIESYKLIKDTLLSSTIDQVLAYEDNLTPLEKHRLISKQDTHEIQIPVTINEDMLVNFINGIESHIDTSPQNAKIKPVVESKLQIENEVLGYTLNKEELKKAITESLSYLPTEDVTISAPVKLTKPNISSENLSAINAPISSFSTDYSTSSFERASNIELAAKLINGRILLPNDIFSFNEIVGNRTSDRGFMDAPIIVGNKVESGLGGGICQVTSTLYNAILNCGITPIERQNHNLPVSYVALGTDATVVWNSIDFKFKNTLEYPLLIEAKTTNRSLYINIYSNSSLLNKRYVIKNDVYERIPSTIEPVKDPSLQTGKQYTINQGSDGYRVRVFRYTYENGSLINTETLSNDYYAPTQTKVRVGIK comes from the coding sequence ATGAAACCAAGTTATAAAATTACCTCCCAAGGGAAGTTATTGATTCTTGGATTAGTAATGTGTTCCATTGGAACTTTATGTGGTTTCAGCTATAGAATATACACTGAAAATGATAAATGGGACTCACTTATCTATCCTGGTATCAACATTGGGAATATGAATTTAGAGGGACTAACTAAAACTGAAGCTTTACATAAACTCAACACTACATACATAAATTCATCTAACAGTACCAATATAAATATTAAATTCAAGGATAAGATTTTTACTATCGAATCTTATAAACTTATAAAAGATACATTATTATCTTCTACTATTGATCAAGTGTTAGCTTATGAAGATAACTTAACACCTTTAGAAAAGCATAGATTAATTTCTAAACAAGATACTCATGAAATTCAAATACCAGTTACTATTAATGAAGACATGCTTGTTAATTTTATTAATGGGATTGAAAGTCATATTGATACATCCCCTCAAAATGCTAAGATAAAGCCAGTAGTAGAAAGTAAATTACAAATAGAAAACGAAGTGCTAGGTTATACCCTTAACAAAGAAGAATTGAAAAAGGCTATAACTGAAAGTTTATCTTATCTTCCAACTGAAGATGTTACTATAAGTGCACCCGTTAAATTAACAAAACCAAATATATCATCCGAAAACCTTTCTGCTATTAATGCTCCTATTTCATCTTTTTCAACAGACTATTCAACCTCTTCTTTTGAAAGAGCATCAAATATTGAATTAGCAGCGAAATTGATTAATGGTAGAATTCTTTTACCTAATGATATTTTTAGTTTTAATGAAATTGTTGGAAATAGAACGAGTGATCGTGGATTTATGGATGCTCCAATTATTGTTGGCAATAAGGTTGAATCCGGTCTTGGAGGTGGCATTTGCCAAGTAACCTCTACCTTATATAACGCTATTCTGAACTGCGGCATTACCCCTATAGAAAGACAAAATCATAATTTACCTGTTTCCTATGTTGCTTTAGGAACTGATGCGACTGTTGTATGGAATAGTATTGACTTCAAATTTAAAAACACCTTAGAATATCCCTTATTAATAGAAGCTAAAACAACTAATAGAAGTTTATATATAAATATTTATTCAAATTCTAGCCTATTAAATAAGAGATATGTAATTAAAAATGATGTATACGAACGTATACCTTCAACTATAGAGCCGGTTAAAGATCCATCACTCCAAACTGGCAAACAGTATACTATTAACCAAGGTAGTGATGGTTATAGAGTTAGAGTGTTTAGATACACTTATGAAAATGGATCGTTAATAAATACAGAAACTTTGTCTAATGATTACTATGCACCAACCCAAACTAAAGTAAGAGTAGGAATTAAATAA
- a CDS encoding glycogen synthase, which produces MKVLFVSVEAYPFMKVGGLGDVAHGLPKALKGIGVDVRIIMPKYKLAKKLKKKLKFVTRFKTYIGWKTIECSLWSAIEDGLQYYFIDNPFYFYRENAYGYGDDEERFIAFSKGVLESIKYIGDFTPDIIHCNEWHSSLIIPLKKIYYEEEDKYKSIKTVFTIHNIMYQGQCHKDMLWMLGIDEEKYYKEDELKNNEGINMMKWAIKYADKVTTVSPSYAEEIKEEHNGFGLSKFIKDKGEDFKGILNGIDYEVFNPEEDSNLFRRYNIDSIQLKRENKIELQRELGLEEDCEIPLVSLVSRLTEQKGIGLLISNIDELMRRDIQLVIAGTGQTIYEESLKILSEKYKGRLAVILKFDISISSRIYGASDLFLIPSKFEPCGLTQMISMRYGTLPLVRETGGLKDTVKEFNNLTGIGNGFTFKNYSAIDMIEALDRALTIYKNKEMWNLVQKNAMLQDNSWNLSAKEYYELYKNA; this is translated from the coding sequence ATGAAGGTTTTGTTTGTGTCTGTAGAGGCATATCCTTTTATGAAAGTAGGAGGCTTGGGTGATGTAGCACATGGGCTTCCTAAAGCCCTAAAAGGAATAGGAGTTGATGTTAGGATAATCATGCCTAAATATAAACTTGCGAAGAAGTTGAAAAAAAAATTAAAGTTCGTTACAAGGTTTAAAACTTATATCGGGTGGAAAACAATTGAATGCTCTTTATGGAGTGCAATAGAAGATGGACTTCAATATTATTTTATTGACAACCCATTTTATTTTTATAGAGAGAATGCTTATGGGTATGGAGATGATGAAGAACGATTCATTGCCTTTTCAAAGGGTGTATTAGAAAGTATAAAATATATTGGGGATTTTACCCCTGATATAATTCATTGTAATGAATGGCATTCATCATTAATTATTCCATTAAAAAAGATTTATTATGAAGAAGAGGATAAATATAAATCTATAAAGACTGTATTTACCATACATAATATTATGTATCAAGGTCAATGTCATAAAGATATGTTATGGATGCTAGGTATAGATGAGGAAAAATATTATAAAGAGGATGAACTTAAAAATAATGAAGGAATAAATATGATGAAGTGGGCAATTAAATATGCTGACAAAGTTACTACAGTAAGTCCTTCATATGCTGAGGAAATAAAGGAAGAGCACAATGGCTTTGGGCTAAGTAAATTTATAAAGGATAAAGGAGAAGATTTCAAGGGAATATTAAATGGGATTGATTATGAAGTCTTTAATCCAGAAGAGGATAGTAACTTATTTAGGAGATATAATATTGATTCCATACAATTAAAGAGAGAAAATAAAATTGAATTGCAAAGAGAACTAGGGCTTGAAGAAGATTGTGAAATTCCGTTAGTTTCACTAGTAAGTAGATTAACGGAACAAAAGGGGATAGGATTATTAATTTCAAATATAGACGAATTAATGAGAAGAGATATTCAATTAGTGATAGCAGGAACTGGACAAACTATATATGAGGAATCTTTAAAAATCTTATCAGAGAAATATAAGGGGAGATTAGCAGTTATATTAAAATTTGATATTAGTATCTCTAGTAGAATATATGGAGCGTCGGATTTGTTTTTAATCCCATCTAAATTTGAACCTTGTGGACTTACACAGATGATCTCTATGAGATACGGTACTTTGCCATTAGTTAGGGAAACAGGTGGATTAAAAGATACTGTAAAAGAATTTAACAATCTAACTGGAATAGGGAATGGGTTTACGTTTAAGAATTATTCAGCAATAGATATGATAGAGGCATTAGACAGAGCGTTAACAATATATAAAAATAAAGAAATGTGGAATTTAGTTCAAAAAAATGCAATGCTTCAAGATAACAGCTGGAACTTATCTGCAAAAGAGTATTATGAACTTTACAAGAATGCATAA
- the cls gene encoding cardiolipin synthase — MTYIIMTFNILLGTTIVVLERKRPEKTIAWLLILLLLPPVGLFLYIFLGRNWKLHKLNDRMSSKINSLIKPIIKEYKLNEYAPLIELLAANSDSPIFPNNQVHLFTNGADKFTALKEQLLKAKHHIHLEYYIVKSDEIGNEIKDILVKKSREGVRVRFIIDRVGARMKRSFIKELRDAGVDIVFYSYFLAPILRPINTQINYRNHRKIVIIDGNVGFIGGINIGDEYLGKSKYGFWRDTHLMVRGDFVMALQAVFLDDFLTIQKANNVYSFYDAEFNKYFPTTKVKNDTLMQLVKSGPDSEFPAIMQAMLKMITMANNNIYITTPYFVPPESIMDALRIAALGGVDVKIIFPEQADHFIVNKASRTYFDELLSCGVKVYFYDKEAFVHAKTMTVDGELCTLGTTNMDIRSFDLNYEINCVIYDEVITKQLEDIFFEDLKMCREFTLDESNNTNKAEKVIEGVARVFSSLL; from the coding sequence ATGACCTACATTATAATGACCTTTAATATTTTGCTTGGTACAACAATTGTTGTATTAGAAAGAAAGCGACCAGAAAAGACTATTGCATGGCTATTAATACTTTTGCTTCTTCCTCCTGTAGGATTGTTTCTATATATCTTTTTAGGACGTAACTGGAAGCTCCATAAACTTAACGATAGAATGTCCTCCAAAATTAATTCTTTAATAAAACCAATAATTAAAGAATATAAACTAAACGAATATGCTCCATTAATAGAATTGCTGGCAGCCAATAGCGATTCACCCATCTTCCCTAACAATCAAGTTCATTTATTTACTAATGGCGCAGATAAGTTTACTGCATTAAAGGAACAATTGCTAAAAGCGAAACACCATATACACTTGGAGTACTACATAGTAAAAAGTGATGAAATAGGAAATGAAATTAAGGATATTCTAGTTAAAAAATCTAGAGAGGGAGTACGAGTACGTTTTATAATAGATAGAGTTGGCGCAAGAATGAAGCGCTCTTTTATAAAAGAATTACGAGATGCTGGTGTTGATATAGTATTCTACTCATATTTTTTAGCCCCTATACTTAGACCAATAAATACCCAAATCAATTATAGAAATCATAGGAAGATAGTAATTATTGACGGAAATGTTGGTTTTATAGGTGGAATTAATATAGGTGATGAATACTTAGGAAAAAGTAAATATGGTTTTTGGAGAGATACCCATCTCATGGTGAGAGGTGATTTTGTTATGGCTCTACAAGCTGTATTTCTAGATGACTTTCTTACTATTCAAAAAGCCAACAATGTTTATTCATTTTATGATGCTGAATTTAATAAGTATTTCCCAACAACAAAAGTTAAAAATGATACATTAATGCAGCTTGTAAAAAGTGGTCCAGATTCAGAATTTCCCGCAATAATGCAAGCAATGTTAAAAATGATTACAATGGCTAATAACAATATATATATAACCACTCCTTACTTTGTTCCTCCTGAGAGTATAATGGATGCTTTGAGAATAGCTGCTTTAGGTGGCGTTGATGTAAAAATCATCTTTCCAGAGCAAGCAGATCACTTTATAGTAAACAAGGCTTCTAGAACTTATTTTGATGAGCTATTGTCTTGCGGAGTTAAAGTTTATTTTTATGATAAAGAAGCTTTTGTTCATGCTAAGACCATGACAGTAGATGGAGAACTTTGCACCTTAGGAACTACTAATATGGATATAAGAAGTTTTGACTTAAACTATGAGATAAATTGTGTAATTTATGATGAAGTTATAACAAAACAGTTAGAAGATATATTTTTTGAAGACTTGAAGATGTGTAGAGAATTTACTCTAGACGAATCAAATAACACTAATAAAGCAGAAAAAGTAATTGAAGGTGTAGCACGAGTTTTTTCTTCATTATTGTAA
- the glgD gene encoding glucose-1-phosphate adenylyltransferase subunit GlgD, protein MKNCIGIINLDEREDRIRELTRNRPLASVPIAGRYRIIDFILSNMTNSGISNIGVFTRNNSRSLVDHVNSGNPWDLNRKIDGLRVFNFSHENPIYDDVHIFANNIEFFKLSRQEYVLMAPSYMICNIDYNEVMNFHIENNSDITVIYKKVNNADKNFINCSILDLSENNKVMSIGENIGSQKEANIFMEMYLLKKSLFIEIIYDCIKSGACRKIKNSITSRVNQYNVQAYEFKGYLSCINSLKMYYDCNMDLLNTRINNELFFDNGPIYTKSKNEAPTKYTKDSNVTNSIVANGCYIEGVVENCIISRRAKIQKGARVKDCIILQNAEIGPKAILENVVVDKNVVIEKSEEIKGSKKFPLTIEKERVF, encoded by the coding sequence ATGAAAAATTGTATCGGAATCATTAATTTAGACGAGAGGGAAGATAGAATAAGAGAGTTAACAAGAAATAGGCCATTGGCATCAGTTCCAATAGCAGGAAGGTATAGAATCATAGATTTCATATTATCTAATATGACAAATTCAGGCATCTCTAATATAGGTGTATTTACCAGAAACAATTCAAGATCATTAGTAGATCATGTGAATAGTGGAAACCCATGGGACTTAAATAGAAAAATTGATGGACTTAGGGTATTTAATTTTTCTCATGAAAATCCAATATATGATGACGTTCATATATTTGCTAACAATATTGAGTTCTTTAAATTAAGTAGACAAGAGTATGTGCTAATGGCACCATCTTATATGATTTGTAATATAGATTATAATGAAGTAATGAATTTTCACATTGAAAATAACTCTGATATAACAGTTATATATAAAAAAGTTAATAATGCTGATAAGAATTTTATTAATTGCAGTATACTTGACTTGTCAGAAAATAATAAAGTTATGAGTATTGGAGAGAATATAGGATCCCAAAAAGAAGCTAATATATTTATGGAGATGTATTTACTTAAAAAAAGTCTATTTATAGAAATAATATACGATTGCATAAAAAGTGGAGCTTGTAGAAAAATAAAAAACTCAATAACTTCTAGAGTTAATCAATATAATGTACAAGCTTACGAGTTTAAAGGATATTTAAGTTGCATTAATTCTTTGAAAATGTATTATGATTGTAATATGGATCTTTTAAATACTAGAATTAATAATGAATTATTTTTTGATAACGGTCCTATATATACAAAAAGTAAAAATGAAGCCCCAACTAAATACACTAAAGATAGTAATGTAACTAATTCAATAGTTGCAAACGGGTGTTATATTGAAGGTGTAGTTGAAAATTGTATTATATCTAGAAGAGCAAAAATACAAAAAGGTGCAAGAGTTAAGGATTGTATAATACTTCAAAATGCTGAAATAGGGCCTAAGGCAATTTTAGAGAATGTAGTGGTTGATAAAAATGTTGTTATAGAGAAAAGTGAAGAAATAAAGGGTTCAAAAAAGTTCCCATTAACGATAGAAAAGGAAAGAGTTTTTTAA
- a CDS encoding glucose-1-phosphate adenylyltransferase, which produces MVRNGMIAMILAGGQGSRLGVLTKKIAKPAIPFGGKYRIIDFTLSNCSNSGIHTVGVLTQYQPFILNSHLGIGEPWDLDRREGGVFILPPYQGEAGANWYKGTANAIYQNIAFVDTYDPEYVLILSGDHIYKMNYDEMLSFHKNKGADVTIAVIDVPLHEASRFGIMNTNEDLSIYEFEEKPENPKSTKASMGIYIFKWKELKKYLKEDEQDKNSSNDFGKNIIPKMLEEGKKMFAYPFEGYWKDVGTIDSLWEANMDMLKDDNELNLHDDNWKVYSVNPVRPAQYIGANAKIKSSLVVEGCIINGEVENSVLFPGVTVGKNAKVKDSVIFPNTKIGENVVINKTIIGNGAVIRRDSKIGNGKVVKVISPSEDIKSGSIIE; this is translated from the coding sequence ATGGTTAGAAATGGAATGATAGCCATGATATTAGCAGGTGGTCAAGGTTCGAGACTTGGAGTATTAACAAAGAAGATAGCTAAGCCTGCGATTCCTTTTGGAGGAAAATATAGAATAATAGACTTTACATTAAGTAATTGCTCCAATTCAGGTATTCATACTGTAGGGGTCTTAACTCAGTATCAACCATTTATTTTGAATTCACATTTAGGAATAGGTGAACCATGGGATTTAGATAGAAGAGAGGGTGGAGTGTTTATTTTACCACCATATCAAGGAGAAGCGGGAGCAAACTGGTATAAAGGAACTGCAAATGCTATTTATCAAAATATAGCTTTTGTAGATACTTATGATCCAGAATATGTACTAATACTATCTGGAGATCATATCTATAAAATGAATTATGATGAAATGCTAAGTTTTCATAAGAATAAAGGAGCAGATGTTACAATAGCAGTTATAGATGTGCCGTTACATGAGGCTTCAAGATTTGGAATTATGAATACTAATGAGGATCTATCAATATATGAATTTGAAGAGAAACCGGAGAACCCAAAGAGTACAAAAGCATCAATGGGGATATATATATTTAAGTGGAAAGAGTTAAAAAAATATCTTAAAGAAGATGAGCAAGATAAGAATTCATCAAATGATTTTGGAAAAAATATAATTCCAAAGATGCTGGAGGAAGGGAAAAAGATGTTTGCATATCCTTTTGAAGGATATTGGAAGGATGTAGGAACTATAGACAGCCTTTGGGAGGCAAATATGGATATGTTAAAGGATGATAATGAATTAAATCTCCATGATGATAATTGGAAGGTATATTCAGTAAATCCAGTAAGACCAGCACAATATATAGGAGCAAATGCTAAGATCAAGTCTTCACTAGTTGTGGAAGGGTGCATAATTAATGGAGAAGTTGAAAATTCAGTGCTATTTCCAGGGGTAACAGTAGGAAAAAATGCAAAGGTTAAAGATTCAGTTATATTTCCGAATACAAAAATTGGAGAAAATGTTGTAATTAATAAGACGATAATTGGAAATGGTGCAGTGATAAGAAGGGATTCAAAGATTGGAAATGGAAAGGTAGTAAAGGTGATTTCTCCAAGTGAAGATATAAAAAGTGGTTCTATAATTGAGTAA